Below is a genomic region from Candidatus Obscuribacterales bacterium.
AAAGTTGAGCGGAAAGTTCTGTGTTTTGCTCACTCAAGCGGCGTGCTTGTTCTTGCAACTTGCTTACTTCGGTTGAAGCAGCGACATCAAAGCCGTAACCTAAAATTGCCAATCCGCATAATGCCATGAGAGCTGTGCGCAGAGTCTTATTGATGCGCACGGGCCACGGAATCTGACGCGACTTCGGCTGACTGATAAATACCGGAGCTAAATGTGTTGGTCTAACTCGCTCTACTTGCGGAGCATGGGCCAGCGACGAGGCTGGTGCCGGATATATGTTCGCTCTCTGATTGAGGCTGATTTGCGCAGATCTTAAACTCTGCATATATATCCCCTAATGATTTTCCTGGGAGACCAATTTTTCTCCAGCCCGTAGTTTAGCACTACGTGCCCGGGGATTGGCAAGTACTTCTTTAATATCAGCCACAATCGGTTTGCGGGTGATTACAAGTAATTCGGATCGCTTGGTGCACGTACATACAGGTTGCCGAGGGGGGCATATACAATTGAGTGCGGACTCCTTGAAAATTTGCTTAACTATGCGGTCTTCAAGGCTGTGAAATGTAATGACCACAAAGCGTGCTCCGGGAGCAAGAAGCTCGATACCTTTGCGCAGGAAGGATTTCAAGTTGCCAAGCTCATCATTGACTTCAATACGCAGCGCTTGAAAAGTTCGTGTAGCTGGGTGCGATTCATCAAATTTGGATGGGCGAACACAACCACGAACAAGCTCTGCCAACTCAAGTGTATTTTTGAATGGACGGTTTTCAACAATCCTCTTGGCGATTCTTCTGCTGTGTCTTTCTTCGCCATAAATGAAAATGATCTCAGCCAATTCTTTCTCTGAATAGCTGTTGACAATCTTTTCGGCAGTCAACGTTTGAGTTTGATCCATGCGCATGTCCAACGGTCCATCGCGCAAAAAACTAAATCCACGATCCGCGTCGTCTAATTGACGAGATGAAACACCAAGGTCTGCAAGAATGCCACCGGTAATTTTTGATTCGCCGGCTTGCTCCAAAACTGATTCAATATCGCTGTAATTTGCGTGAAACAAATTCGCTTGACCGGAAATTTTTTCTTTGAGCAATGACAGAGTTTGATTGTCGCGATCAATGCCGATGAATTTGCCGTCGCCATTTAACCGTTTGATCATTTCCTGCAAATGCCCGCCATAGCCGGCCGTTGCATCCACCCAGACTTTGCCCGGATGAAGGTTGAGCTGCTCCATTGCCTGATCAAGCATGACGGGCACATGGTTAAAAACTGGCAATTTACTTTCGTTCATTGCCTAAGAATAAACCACTTAGCTGTGGTTAGTTGTGACGGTGATTTAGAAAATCAAAATCCCAACAGCAAATATAGACAATTTGCAAGCTGAGCAAAGCGGCAATGGGGCTAACCAGCCACCCATACTGGTGGCACCAGCTTAGCTCGTCCTTATAAATACCACAGGCGGTTAGTAAGTTCAGGATCAATACAGGCAACAAGGACAAAATAACAATTGTCGTCAATTGCGAAGCTGTTGCCGTAGTACCAGCCCAATGCCAACGATAGCCATCCCACCAAAATGTGGGGGCAACTTTCCAGCCGAGATCATTCGCCGGATAGAGATAGCGTCCGCCTTTTAGAGGCACAAACATGCGTTTGCAGCAGTTGCACTTGAATGTTTCTGTAAGACCATATGGCTCAACCACACCACCGGCACAACGAGGACATGGATAATTCTGGCTCAGCGTAATGATTTGCTGCCGGAAAGAAATATGCTGCGATGAGGGATGGAACATAGCCGCTGTCCAGAACGGGGAAACCAGTTGGTGCCTTTGCAAACCCAGACACTTTTTACGCTACCTGTCATAGGTTAAATACCCGGCAGACACCCCTAACCTTCGCCCTGTTGACAATCTTGACAAAATTTAATCTTCGCCCGAACCCGCAAAAGCACGATCCAGAGCCGTTTCACAGGTTTTTTACACCTAGCTGAAGTAGGGGTCTCTGCGCGAGGCAGCAATAGCACCAATAGCGAGCATCATTTTGAAAAGTTGGCTGTAGTCTTCGTGAGTTATCTCGACTTCGCGGTCAGCGACTCGTTTTACATAGGGTAAAAGCTCCGCCCCGTCAGCCATGACAGGATCAAACATCACAAGACTGAGTGTTGATGGGCTTTTCGGCTTAAACAACGTCCAGTTATTCTTGTTTTTCAAGGCTTCGCAGGATTCCGAACGAAGCTTGTCCAATACTTGTTTTACCGGCTTAAAAACAGCTGAATAACGCGATACTGCTTCTTTGACGGCAACACATGAGACATTGCCTAATAAGTCTTTGGCTTCGGTACAAACGGCATCATCGCCGGCAATCATTGCCACTGGAATGTTGAAATGACCGGCTAATGCAGCATTTAGTCCCGTTTCGCCAACGGACACTCCATTGAGTTTTACATCGAGAAAAACCTGCGATCTGTAAGTGTGGCTCAATACACCGCGTGCTGTTCCTGCTTTGCTGTGATAGCCGACAAAGATAGCCGCATCAACGCCATCATCGACACCTGAAACCATAGAATATGGCTTCTGCCAGCCGGAAATAAGCTCAGCTGATTGATGCAGCAGTTCCGGCTTTAAATTACGCATATCGAAATGCGCGTCATTGACCAAAATTGACTTAGCACCGGCAGCAATTGCCCCTTCAATTACGGCATTTGCCTCCTGGTGCATGATTTCTAATGCGCGCGGATAGCCAGGCTCGCCCGGCTGCGTTTGACTGGAGTGAACGATGCCATTACATCCTTCAAGATCAACAGACAAATAGACGCGCATTAAGAAGCCTTTCTCTTGTATGCTCCAGGCTCATTGCATTCGCCCTTCGCCAGCCATCCGGCTGTATTACGTTATTACGTTCCACTTCGGATTGCTCCTCGCAATCCTTCGCTTCACTATACTCCGTTCTTAACCCAACATAAAATCAATTTTTAGCCACGAATTAGGAACAGCATTTAACATATTCCCGCTTAGCCATTTTTTACTCAAGGCGCCATGTCAAGGATATGCGTATATAATTTGGTAACTTAAGAGTAGACTTGGGTGGAAATGTCCCCAACCAATATAGCTGCCAAGCCTCAGACCCTTCTGCCGTTCACCAAAATGCACGGCTTGGGCAACGACTTTGTTTTGGTCCGCAAGGACGACCTGGCGGCCTTACAAACGGGCAAAGAGATTCTTGCCGATTGGCAGAATCAAGGAAGCAGCCTTGCTCGCACTTTATGCGACAGACACTTCGGCATAGGTGCTGACGGTTTTATCTTGGTGAGTGAACCCAAAGACGAGAAGTGCGAAGTTGCTTGGACTTTTCTCAATAGCGACGGCTCTGCATCTGATATGTGCGGCAATGGACTTAGATGCCTGGCGCTATTTCACAAGCTAGGCGATCAGCAAGAGACTAGTGATTTCTTTGTCGAGACAAATATTGGCGCGATGCCTGTGTCATTCAATGGAGCCGACAACATCACCATTGATCTCAAAGAACCAATTTTGCAGAGCAAGCAAATACCGTTTAGCGGTTCTACCGAACAAGCAGTCAAGCAAACTATCACTGCCGGTGGAAAATCATTTGTCGTTACTTGCGTGAGCATGGGTAATCCTCATTGTGTAATTTTTGCTCCATCAATTCCGAAAAATGAATACTTCAATTACGCACCACAGATTCAAGCCCTGAAGGAATTTCCAGAAGGCGTCAATGTTGAGTTTGTCGAAGTGGTAAATCGCAAAAAAGCGATAGTAAAAGTATTTGAGCGTGGAGCCGGACCGACATTGGCTTGCGCAACAGGAGCAGCAGCAACACTGGTTGCCGGCGTTCTTGAAGATAAGCTGGATCGTCAAGCAACAATTGAACTTCCCGGTGGAAGTCTTTACGTTGAGTGGTCGACTTCCGACAATCACGTAAGGCTCACCGGACCTGCCACATTTGCCTTTAGTGGAGTCTTTGATATCGGCACAACTTCTTGGAGGAAAAGCTAATGGACGCACCTCCGGAACATAACCCGACATACGCCGAACAAAGAAGAGATTGGATGCGCAGCAGACGCGAAAGACGCAACCAAACAAGGTTGGCTCGCCTGCGCCGCCAAGTTTTACGCTATTTTCTCCTGAGCCTCTTATTGGCTGCCGGGATAAGCATATTTGCCTACGTCGGCTGGGCGCCAATGAATTTTGACAGAGACGTTGTGGTACACGGCAATCAAGTCGTTACAAGAGACCATCTGCGCACGGTGATGGCTCCTTATATAGGGGTTCCACTTTATCGTCTGAATCCACAACCAATTGAGCAGTCTATAAAATCATTGGAAGCAGTACGTTTTGTATTCGTGCGCAGGTATTTGCTGCCACGTCCGCATTTAGCAGTTGAAATTTTAGAAGAATATCCTTGGGCAAGTTTTGCCACCGCTCCCGAATCACCCAATGAGGCCGTCATTGCGCAAACTGGAAAGCTTATTCCGGTTGCGAGATTCCCACTTATTGTCCAACCGGAATTAAGAGTCTTCGGTCAACGCGATTTAAAGCTCACGACAGAAAGTGTCACCCAATGGGCAACCTGGGCATCTTATATAGCTGCTCAAACAAATCAAAAGGTTGAGTTTTTCGATCTCAGACAATCTTCGGACATTCGAGCTCAATCGGGCGATCTCTATCTTCGTTTGGGCACCGCCAACAACACTTTGACAAAGCGACTGGGCAGACTATCGTCTGTCATTCCTGAACTTGGACCAGTAAGAGACAAACTTGAATACATTGATCTAACAATAGACAACAACATTCCATTGAAAATTTGCTGCCACGGACACAATAAACTTGAGCGCATGCATCCGATGCCATCATCGGCTCTTCAAGAACAAGTTGCCGAAGAGAAGCATCAGGAAACATCCAGCCGCCCAGGAAGTCCAACACTATAGAAATGCTTACCCATTTATTGTTAATCGGTTCAGGTGGATTCATTGGCTCAGTGTGTCGCTATTTGCTGAGCCTGACCATTCAAAAAGCTTCTAACGGTCTGTTATTTCCATTAGGCACATTGTCTGTAAATCTAATCGGCTGCTTGCTAATTGGATTACTGGCAGGGCTTGCCGAATTTCGTGGATTGCTTTCACCGGAAGTACGCATGTTTCTTCTAATCGGCATTCTTGGCGGATTCACAACCTTTTCAACTTTTGGTTATGAGACCTATCAACTATTTAGAGACGGGCAAGCCCATTTCGCCGTGATAAATGTCTTCCTGTCAGTCGGATTAGGAATTTTAGGCGTATGGGCAGGATTTATTTTGGCAAGATCTATTTGAGGGACAGTACATGTTAGCCACAGAAGGTTATTTACTAAGAATATTTATCGGCGAAAGCGACAAACAAGAAGGCCGTCCCTTATACGAGTGGATATTAGTTAAGGCAAAAGAACACGGTCTAAGTGGTGGCACCGTATTTCGCGGGATAGCCGGCTTCGGTGGAAGCAGCCAAATTCACACTGCAAAACTTTTGGAATTGTCTTCGGACTTGCCTATCGTAATTGAGATAGTTGATTCTTTGGAAAAAATTGACGCGTTTTTGCCTGTCATCGACGGAGCTATTCACGGAGGACTGGCTACTGTTGAAAAAGCCAATATACGCCTCTATAGAATGGGCAAAAAATAGTCAGTTTCCAAACGGGTAGGCATGTATCTGGAAGGAGCTGCCTTTCTTGTTTTTCCCAGTATTGATCGTAATACTGGCATAAGCAATTCCTTTTTTGATTACTACCACAGCATGAGTTGAAGTTTCAACTTGCTTAGGTTCGGCCTTCCAGCCATATTTGGACACTTGCGTCTTGTAGTACTTAGTGACCTTCGCTACCGAGTCCTTCGATTCAAGGTAGGCGGTGTAATTTATCGGCGTGTTTTCGTATTGCTCGCTTTTTTCGCAAGTTTTGGAGGTTACATTGGGATAAATTGGAGCAGGAAAATCTTTGCACGAATCTTTTGCCGGAGTCAGATCGTATTTGGCATCTTCCGATAGTTTGCCTGTCTCCGAGCAAGCACAAAGCACAAGCATAACCGCAATAGAAACTGTTGCAATTAAACGCATGCTTTTGCCTGCTCCCATAAAACTGCCAACTCCTTCTTGCTCAATTCCTTCAATGGCTTTTTGGTTATCTCTTCCATTTTACGGAAACGTTGTTTGAATTTATCCATAGCCAACAACAATGATTCTTCCGGATTCAAATTTTGCCAGCGCGCCACATTTACCAATGTAAACAATACATCTCCCATTTCCAGATCGACATCTCTATCTCTCGGGCTGCCATCCGAATTGGCAATTGCTTCTTGAAGTTCAGTGAGTTCACTGTGCACTTTTGCCCAGACTTCATCAATATCATTCCACTCAAAGCCTTGTTCAACCGCCTTCTCGGATATTTTTAAGGCTTGCAATAAAGCCGGCATGGTCGCAGGCACGCCATCAATAGCCGATACATTACCGGCTGCATTTTTCCTTTCCTGACGTTTTAACTCTTCCCACTGCACCTTGACTTGCTCGGCATTTTCAACCTTGGCTTCACCAAAGACGTGTGGGTGCCTATTTACAATTTTTTCGTTTATCGACTTTGCTATATCTTGGATATCAAATTCGCCGGCGTCCTCAGCCACCTGCGCATTCAAAACGACCTGCAGCAATAAGTCACCAAGTTCTTCTTTTAGCTTTGCCGGGCTGCCTTCATGAATGGCTTCCAGCACCTCATAGGCTTCCTCCAACAGGTAACGAGCCAGCGTTCTGTGGGTCTGTTCGCGATCCCATGGACAGCCGTCGGGCGCGCGCAGCCGAGCAATAGTTTCAATAAATTCATCAATAGCTGATTTCATGGCAACCTGAGTAGATCATCAAAGTAGAAGAGATCTAGTATTGTTATATCGGAGCTGTTTGTCCATAGGGGGCAGATTTCCAAGCGAACAATGCTCTATTGGAAGGATATAACTCGTGCAAAAGGAATCTCTAAACGTCTGCGTAATAGGCGCCGGTTACGTAGGACTTGTGACAAGTTCGTGCTTAGCCTATTTCGGCAACAAGGTGACTGCTGTTGAATCAAACAGAATGCGCTTAGAGAAGTTGCAAAAAGGCATCATTCCATTTTTTGAGCCGGGCGTTGAAGAACTTGTAAAACAGTGCACACAATCAGGCACTCTTGAATTCACTTCAGATATTGAAGCTGCCGTCAAAAAGGCAGATGTAATTTTTATTGCCGTTGGAACTCCATCGCAACCAAACGGCGAACCGGATCTTTCACAAGTATCGCAAGCAGCCCGTTCAATTGGCGGGGCCCTTGATACCAATCACAAACGCTTAATCATCAATAAATCCACTGTGCCTGTCGGCTCAGGCAACTGGGTAGAGATGCTCATCACCCAAGGCATTGAATCCATGCAAGCAGTGCCGGCTCGTGGCGCTCAAAAATCCTTGCCGCCGTTTTGTGTTGTAAGCAATCCGGAATTTCTGCGTGAAGGAACAGCAATCCACGATTCTCTTTATCCGGACCGTATCGTTGTAGGCGCCAGCGACAAAGAATCGGTCGACACCATGAGACTTTTGTACAAACCAATACTTGATCAAAGTTTCACTGCACCAAAATTTGCGCCACGCCCAAAAGACTTGGCGGAAGTTCAGTTTATTTCAACGGATTTAGCAAGCGCTGAAATGATCAAGTATTCAGCCAACGCGTTTCTTGCTTTGAAAATAAGTTTCGCCAATGAAATCGCCAATATTTGCGAGAAGGTTGGAGCCGACGCCAGACAAGTGATGAAGGGAATCGGACTCGACAAACGAATCGGCAAACTCTTCCTCAATGCCGGTATTGGTTGGGGCGGCAGCTGCTTCAAAAAAGACATCAAGGCTCTTATTGAAGTTGCTCATGAATACAACAGCTCAACTTCGCTTCTGGAAGCAAGCATTTCTGTTAACGACAGGCAGCGTCATATTCCAATCAGTAAATTGCAGGAAGCGCTGAAGATTATCAAAGGACGCACAATTGGCTTGATGGGACTTGCCTTCAAACCAAATACAGACGACTTGCGTGATGCACCAAGCATAACGATTGCGCATCAGTTATTGAAAATGGGCGCTCTTGTAAAAGCATATGATCCTGTTGCCAACGACAATTGTTTTCATGAACATCCGGAACTGGACATCGTCTACTGTCATGATTTGTCCGAGCTAGCGACCGGTTGCGACGCCTTAATTCTCGTCACTGAATGGGATGAATTCCGCGATGCCGACTGGAATGAGATTGCCCACGTGATGAAAAAACCAATCATAATTGATGGGCGCAATATTTTGTCGGAAGAATTGCTTACACAAGCTGGTTTTACTTACAGGGGGATTGGTCATTGAGGATACTATTGACCGGAGCAGCCGGATTCATCGGTTCGCATTTGACGGAGCGGCTCTTAGAAGATGGTCATTATGTTCTGGCAATGGACAATTTGATCACCGGCAAATACGAAAATATTGCCCATCATTCAAGCAATCCGAAATTTGAATTTATCCATCACAACGTCTCCAATCACATTCACATCATCGGTGATTTAGATTGGGTAATTCACTTCGCCAGTCCGGCAAGCCCTATAGACTATCTAAATCTGCCGATTGAAACGCTGAAAGTAAATTCGCTAGGCGCGCACAACACATTGGGTCTTGCCCGTTCCAAAAATGCTAAGTACTTTTTGGCGAGCACATCAGAAGTTTATGGAGATCCGTTAGTACACCCACAACCGGAAACTTATTGGGGCAATGTAAACCCAATTGGTCCGCGCGGCGTTTACGATGAATCCAAACGCTTTGCCGAAGCCCTTACAATGGCCTATCAGCACAAGCACAAATTGGACTCAAGAATAATTCGCATCTTTAACTGCTACGG
It encodes:
- the rsmH gene encoding 16S rRNA (cytosine(1402)-N(4))-methyltransferase RsmH codes for the protein MNESKLPVFNHVPVMLDQAMEQLNLHPGKVWVDATAGYGGHLQEMIKRLNGDGKFIGIDRDNQTLSLLKEKISGQANLFHANYSDIESVLEQAGESKITGGILADLGVSSRQLDDADRGFSFLRDGPLDMRMDQTQTLTAEKIVNSYSEKELAEIIFIYGEERHSRRIAKRIVENRPFKNTLELAELVRGCVRPSKFDESHPATRTFQALRIEVNDELGNLKSFLRKGIELLAPGARFVVITFHSLEDRIVKQIFKESALNCICPPRQPVCTCTKRSELLVITRKPIVADIKEVLANPRARSAKLRAGEKLVSQENH
- a CDS encoding M55 family metallopeptidase translates to MRVYLSVDLEGCNGIVHSSQTQPGEPGYPRALEIMHQEANAVIEGAIAAGAKSILVNDAHFDMRNLKPELLHQSAELISGWQKPYSMVSGVDDGVDAAIFVGYHSKAGTARGVLSHTYRSQVFLDVKLNGVSVGETGLNAALAGHFNIPVAMIAGDDAVCTEAKDLLGNVSCVAVKEAVSRYSAVFKPVKQVLDKLRSESCEALKNKNNWTLFKPKSPSTLSLVMFDPVMADGAELLPYVKRVADREVEITHEDYSQLFKMMLAIGAIAASRRDPYFS
- the dapF gene encoding diaminopimelate epimerase, whose protein sequence is MSPTNIAAKPQTLLPFTKMHGLGNDFVLVRKDDLAALQTGKEILADWQNQGSSLARTLCDRHFGIGADGFILVSEPKDEKCEVAWTFLNSDGSASDMCGNGLRCLALFHKLGDQQETSDFFVETNIGAMPVSFNGADNITIDLKEPILQSKQIPFSGSTEQAVKQTITAGGKSFVVTCVSMGNPHCVIFAPSIPKNEYFNYAPQIQALKEFPEGVNVEFVEVVNRKKAIVKVFERGAGPTLACATGAAATLVAGVLEDKLDRQATIELPGGSLYVEWSTSDNHVRLTGPATFAFSGVFDIGTTSWRKS
- a CDS encoding FtsQ-type POTRA domain-containing protein, which produces MDAPPEHNPTYAEQRRDWMRSRRERRNQTRLARLRRQVLRYFLLSLLLAAGISIFAYVGWAPMNFDRDVVVHGNQVVTRDHLRTVMAPYIGVPLYRLNPQPIEQSIKSLEAVRFVFVRRYLLPRPHLAVEILEEYPWASFATAPESPNEAVIAQTGKLIPVARFPLIVQPELRVFGQRDLKLTTESVTQWATWASYIAAQTNQKVEFFDLRQSSDIRAQSGDLYLRLGTANNTLTKRLGRLSSVIPELGPVRDKLEYIDLTIDNNIPLKICCHGHNKLERMHPMPSSALQEQVAEEKHQETSSRPGSPTL
- the crcB gene encoding fluoride efflux transporter CrcB, which produces MLTHLLLIGSGGFIGSVCRYLLSLTIQKASNGLLFPLGTLSVNLIGCLLIGLLAGLAEFRGLLSPEVRMFLLIGILGGFTTFSTFGYETYQLFRDGQAHFAVINVFLSVGLGILGVWAGFILARSI
- a CDS encoding DUF190 domain-containing protein translates to MLATEGYLLRIFIGESDKQEGRPLYEWILVKAKEHGLSGGTVFRGIAGFGGSSQIHTAKLLELSSDLPIVIEIVDSLEKIDAFLPVIDGAIHGGLATVEKANIRLYRMGKK
- the mazG gene encoding nucleoside triphosphate pyrophosphohydrolase, with product MKSAIDEFIETIARLRAPDGCPWDREQTHRTLARYLLEEAYEVLEAIHEGSPAKLKEELGDLLLQVVLNAQVAEDAGEFDIQDIAKSINEKIVNRHPHVFGEAKVENAEQVKVQWEELKRQERKNAAGNVSAIDGVPATMPALLQALKISEKAVEQGFEWNDIDEVWAKVHSELTELQEAIANSDGSPRDRDVDLEMGDVLFTLVNVARWQNLNPEESLLLAMDKFKQRFRKMEEITKKPLKELSKKELAVLWEQAKACV
- a CDS encoding UDP-glucose/GDP-mannose dehydrogenase family protein; the protein is MQKESLNVCVIGAGYVGLVTSSCLAYFGNKVTAVESNRMRLEKLQKGIIPFFEPGVEELVKQCTQSGTLEFTSDIEAAVKKADVIFIAVGTPSQPNGEPDLSQVSQAARSIGGALDTNHKRLIINKSTVPVGSGNWVEMLITQGIESMQAVPARGAQKSLPPFCVVSNPEFLREGTAIHDSLYPDRIVVGASDKESVDTMRLLYKPILDQSFTAPKFAPRPKDLAEVQFISTDLASAEMIKYSANAFLALKISFANEIANICEKVGADARQVMKGIGLDKRIGKLFLNAGIGWGGSCFKKDIKALIEVAHEYNSSTSLLEASISVNDRQRHIPISKLQEALKIIKGRTIGLMGLAFKPNTDDLRDAPSITIAHQLLKMGALVKAYDPVANDNCFHEHPELDIVYCHDLSELATGCDALILVTEWDEFRDADWNEIAHVMKKPIIIDGRNILSEELLTQAGFTYRGIGH
- a CDS encoding SDR family oxidoreductase, whose protein sequence is MRILLTGAAGFIGSHLTERLLEDGHYVLAMDNLITGKYENIAHHSSNPKFEFIHHNVSNHIHIIGDLDWVIHFASPASPIDYLNLPIETLKVNSLGAHNTLGLARSKNAKYFLASTSEVYGDPLVHPQPETYWGNVNPIGPRGVYDESKRFAEALTMAYQHKHKLDSRIIRIFNCYGPRLRFNDGRVVSNFIHQALTGKPITIYGEGKQTRSFQYVSDLVDGIVALMPVKHHEPVNLGNPKEFTMIELANLVKELTGSQSKIVYEPLPVDDPQRRLPDISKAKALLNWSPKIDLRSGLEKTIAWYRKEMSEPALKT